TAGCGTTTTTTGAAAAGCTTCCTACAACAGTGGTCGCGATCGAAGCTTGTGGCAGTTCGCATCACTGGGCACGATTGCTCGGTTCACTTGGCCATCAAGTAAAGCTGATCGCACCCCAATTGTCGAAGCCGTATGTGAAACGCGGCAAGAATGATGCAGCAGACGCGGAGGCACTTTGCGAGGCGATGAGTCGCCCGACTATGCGCTTCGTACCGATGAAGAGCGCCGAGCAGCAGGCATCATTGATGCTGATGGGGATGCGCGACAGGCTGGTTCGAAACAGAACGCAGCTCGCCAACGCGATCAGAGGCTATGCGGCCGAATTCGGGCTCACAGCGGCAAAGGGCATGTGCAAGGTTGAGCCATTACTCGATCGTATCGCCACAGATCCTGCAATCCCCGCACTCGCGCGTGAACTCTTTGCGTCCCATGCCGTGGAATATCGGCATCTGGAAGAACAGCTCGACGAAATCGACGAGAAGCTGATGAAGTGGCACCGGGCCAATGAGTGCAGTCGTCGTCTGGCTCAAATTCCAGGCGTCGGGCCGGTCGGGGCTGCCTTGCTGATGATGAAGACGCCAGCGCCGGAGCTCTTTGCATCCGGTCGACAGTTTGCTGCATGGATGGGTCTGACGCCCAAAGATCATTCGACGGCAGGAAAGAGCAGG
This window of the Sphingobium sp. CR2-8 genome carries:
- a CDS encoding IS110 family transposase, which encodes MEQIIRIGMDTSKHVFQLHGVDAADQPVLRKKLRRSEMIAFFEKLPTTVVAIEACGSSHHWARLLGSLGHQVKLIAPQLSKPYVKRGKNDAADAEALCEAMSRPTMRFVPMKSAEQQASLMLMGMRDRLVRNRTQLANAIRGYAAEFGLTAAKGMCKVEPLLDRIATDPAIPALARELFASHAVEYRHLEEQLDEIDEKLMKWHRANECSRRLAQIPGVGPVGAALLMMKTPAPELFASGRQFAAWMGLTPKDHSTAGKSRPGIITRAGDEALRCTLVVGATALLQHVRTGRGKNATPWLLEMLKRKPPKLVAVALANKIARIAWKMMMTGEAYRANTSPPPHACAA